From a region of the Castor canadensis chromosome 7, mCasCan1.hap1v2, whole genome shotgun sequence genome:
- the Hspb7 gene encoding heat shock protein beta-7, with protein MSHRTSSSFRAERSFHSSSSSSSSSSSSSSASRALPAQDPPMEKALSMFSEDFGSFRRPHSEPLAFPARQGGPGNIKTLGDAYEFAVDVRDFSPEDIIVTTSNNHIEVRAEKLAADGTVMNTFAHKCQLPEDVDPTSVTSALREDGSLTIRARRHPHTEHVQQTFRTEIKI; from the exons ATGAGCCACCGCACCTCCTCTTCCTTCCGAGCGGAGAGAAGctttcattcttcctcttcctcctcctcctcttcttcctcttcctcttcggCCTCCCGTGCCCTCCCAGCCCAGGACCCACCCATGGAGAAGGCCTTGAGTATGTTCTCCGAGGACTTCGGCAGCTTCAGGCGGCCCCACTCGGAGCCCCTGGCCTTCCCAG CCCGTCAGGGGGGGCCAGGCAACATCAAGACCCTCGGAGATGCCTATGAGTTTGCAGTGGACGTGAGAGATTTCTCCCCAGAAGACATCATTGTCACCACCTCCAACAACCACATTGAGGTGCGGGCTGAGAAG CTGGCAGCTGATGGCACGGTCATGAACACCTTCGCTCACAAGTGCCAGCTGCCAGAGGATGTAGACCCAACATCAGTGACCTCGGCCCTGAGGGAGGACGGCAGCCTCACCATCCGGGCACGGCGTCATCCGCACACAGAGCATGTCCAGCAGACCTTCCGGACAGAGATAAAAATCTGA
- the Srarp gene encoding steroid receptor-associated and regulated protein isoform X1 → MAPSEHPREWRASLETSSDGKLAPPQKAIPAAHVTFIIDCATGKWLSLTAPPVPPQALSPNWGPVAPTMKTYTVFCGENQPHSTQVTPLDGGCLAQTEDTLPSYRGVVAPVSLPVSPPCPQDVPKANGSPLKARSARPSTWGAVKGSLKVISSCVCGQAD, encoded by the exons ATGGCCCCCTCAGAACACCCCAGGGAGTGGAGAGCCAGCCTGGAGACCAGCTCTG atGGGAAGCTGGCCCCTCCTCAGAAGGCCATCCCCGCAGCTCATGTAACTTTCATTATTGACTGCGCCACTGGGAAATGGCTCTCCTTGACAGCACCCCCAGTGCCGCCCCAGGCACTCAGTCCCAACTGGGGACCTGTTGCTCCAACAATGAAGACATATACTGTTTTCTGTGGGGAAAACCAGCCCCATTCGACTCAGGTTACTCCCTTGGATGGGGGATGTCTTGCCCAGACTGAGGATACCTTGCCATCCTACAGAGGGGTTGTGGCCCCAGTTTCCCTCCCAGTCAGTCCACCCTGCCCCCAGGATGTTCCTAAAGCCAATGGGAGCCCTTTGAAGGCTAGGTCTGCCAGGCCTTCAACTTGGGGGGCAGTCAAGGGCTCACTCAAGGTCATTTCTTCCTGTGTGTGTGGGCAGGCTGATTAG
- the Srarp gene encoding steroid receptor-associated and regulated protein isoform X2 translates to MADTLCVPHDCQDSQATDGKLAPPQKAIPAAHVTFIIDCATGKWLSLTAPPVPPQALSPNWGPVAPTMKTYTVFCGENQPHSTQVTPLDGGCLAQTEDTLPSYRGVVAPVSLPVSPPCPQDVPKANGSPLKARSARPSTWGAVKGSLKVISSCVCGQAD, encoded by the exons ATGGCAGACACCCTGTGTGTGCCTCATGACTGCCAGGATTCTCAAGCCACAG atGGGAAGCTGGCCCCTCCTCAGAAGGCCATCCCCGCAGCTCATGTAACTTTCATTATTGACTGCGCCACTGGGAAATGGCTCTCCTTGACAGCACCCCCAGTGCCGCCCCAGGCACTCAGTCCCAACTGGGGACCTGTTGCTCCAACAATGAAGACATATACTGTTTTCTGTGGGGAAAACCAGCCCCATTCGACTCAGGTTACTCCCTTGGATGGGGGATGTCTTGCCCAGACTGAGGATACCTTGCCATCCTACAGAGGGGTTGTGGCCCCAGTTTCCCTCCCAGTCAGTCCACCCTGCCCCCAGGATGTTCCTAAAGCCAATGGGAGCCCTTTGAAGGCTAGGTCTGCCAGGCCTTCAACTTGGGGGGCAGTCAAGGGCTCACTCAAGGTCATTTCTTCCTGTGTGTGTGGGCAGGCTGATTAG